From Nitrososphaerales archaeon:
ATCGGTTATCCCGAGGGCACTAGTTGCGACGGCCGAACCCACGCCCACCAGCACGAACACGAAGGTGCCGAGGAACTCGGCTGCAACTTTCGTTCGAAGCCCTGCTCCGGACATTGCCGATTCCGAGCGTCCTGGAAGTCTCTTTAAACTTGCGTGTGGCCGCTCCTCGAAAGGCTTTTCCCAACCGCGCCGAGCAATGCTGAATCTTGCACGGGAGCAGAGTTTTGGCCGTCGTCCTCTCGGTCGCCTTCATCGCTGCCTTGGCTTCGTACTCTTACCTCGCGCAGAGCAGATTCAATCCAAACCCCCTAACGACGACGTTCACGGCCGCGACCACCTGCTCTGCCGGGTCTGGAGCCTGCCCCGGGTACGAGATCACCTCAGCAAGTCTCTCTGTGAAGACCATCACGGAGGCCGACGTGAACAGCCAGGAGCTGACCCTTGGAATCAAGGCGACAGGGAATACCTCGATGGACAGAATCAAGGTGTTCATCGCAAACGTGTCGCTCGGCAGTGTCGCCGGCCCGTTCGAGCCCGGGGTCGCCAAGGTCGTCGGCGTAGCGGTGCCCACCACTATTGTCCTAAACCCTGGCCAGAGATACGAGGTGGTGGTGGAGGGAATCTACGTCAACGCCGCCACGGGCGCCGTCTCGGGTGAATACTGGCAGTCGGTCGTAGTGGCAACGGGATAGCGAACAATTCTTATATACAACGCAGGGTTGTAGACCCTCAGTAATCTAGATGTCAGCAACAGGACAGCAAGTAATCATACTGAAGGAGGGCGCGGGCGAGACTCGAGGAAGAGAGGCACAGAGGAACAACATTGCCGCAGCGAAGCTCATCGCCGAGCTCGTGAGGACATCCCTGGGACCGAGGGGGATGGACAAGATGCTCGTCGACTCGATGGGCGACGTGACGATAACGAACGACGGGGCGACGATGCTGAAGGAGATAGACGTGCAGCACCCGGCCGCCAAGATGATGGTCGAGATCAGCAAATCGACGGACAACGAGGTGGGAGACGGCACGACCTCCGCAGTTGTCGTGGCCGGAGCCCTGCTCGAGAAGGCAGAGGAGCTGATAGACAAGGAGGTCCACCCAGTGGTGATCGTGGAAGGCTACTCGAGGGCTGTGGAGAAGGCCCTGGAGATACTCGAGAAGATCGCCGAGAGGGTCGACCCGAAGAGCAGACAGGACCTGCTCAAGATAGCCACGACGAGCATGATGACCAAGCTAGTGAACGAGGACGCGCCTCACCTCGCAGGTGTTGTCGTGGACTCAATCCTGATGATCTTGGAGGAAGCCGGCAAGGGCTTCAGGGCAGACATAGACAACGTCAAGGTCGAGAAGAAGGCCGGTGGATCAATCACCGACTCGCAGCTGATAAAGGGAATGGTGATGGACAAGGAGGTCGTCCATTCGGGAATGCCGAAGAAGGTCGAGGAGGCGAAGATTGCCCTGGTCAACTCGCCACTTGAGATAGAGAAGACAGAGTTCTCTGCGGAGATCAGGATCAACGACCCGGAACAGATGCAAAAGTTCATGGACGAAGAGACCAGCATGCTGAAGGGCATGGCTGAAAGGGTCATCTCGGCAGGCGCGAACGTGCTCATCTGCCAGAAGGGCATCGACGACCTGGCTCAGCACTTCCTGGCGAAGGCCGGTGTCCTCGCGGTCAGACGCGTGAAGGAGAGCGACATGGGCAAGCTGGCGAAGGCGACCGGGGCCAGGATGGTGACCAACCTCGAAGACCTTACGTCCAGGGACCTCGGTTATGCAAAACTCGTCGAGGAGCGGAAGCTCGAGGAGGACAAGTGGGTCTTCATCGAGGGATGCAAGAACCCGAAGGCGGTGACAATCCTCGTAAGGGGAGGCACACAGCGCATAGTCGACGAGGCCGAGAGGGCGCTCCACGATGCCCTGATGGTCACGAAGGACGTTGTTGAGAACCCAGCCATAGTTGCAGGCGGTGGAGCCCCCGAGGAGGAGGTGGCGTGCCAGATACGGACGTGGGCCCAGAAGCTCTCTGGTAGGGAGCAGCTCGCTGCCCTGAAGTTCGCCGACGCGATGGAGTCGATACCAATGACACTCGCCGAGAACGCGGGGATGGACCCCATTGACACGCAGGTTGACCTGAGAGCCAGGCATGCCAAGGAGGGCAAGTGGTTCGGGGTTGACGCGCTCAGCGGCAGGGTCGCTGACATGTACGCGAAGTCGGTTGTCGAGCCTCTGGCAGTCAAGCTCCAGATTCTGCGCGCCGCAACTGAAGCCGCGTCGATGCTCCTCAGAATCGACGACGTGATAGCGGCTGGCAAGACGAGGGCACCGCCAATGCCTCCAGGCGGAGGCGGGATGGGTGGCATGGGCGGAATGCCGCCGATGGGCTAGAGCGTCGCGACCTATACGCTTCCGAACTCGAACTTGTGGTCTGGGCCTAGACCCGCTTTGACAGCCTTGTCGTAGATGAGACTCGCGACCGCCACGTCCTCGATGGCGACACCGTTCGACTTGAAGAGGGTGGGTCTCTCCTGTCTTACTCCTCCTGCCACAATGTCCTTCAGCTCCACGACCCTGTCCCAAGTGAGGAGACCGCTCTGTTCTGCGAGGATCAAGTCGCCGGCTTCGACCCTCGACTGGGCAAGGTCGTCGACGGCCACTGTCTTGAACCAAGACACCGCGTCGGGTGCAGCCTCGGCTCTTCCTGACGTATTCGAACCGCACAAGTTAACATGAGCCAGATCGCGGACGACCTTTCTCGTGAGGAATGGCCCGCCCGACGTTGTAATCGCCGTGGCGACATCCGAGGAGCTGGCCGCTCCTTCGACCGCATCCGCTGAGGTCGCCCGAAAGCCGAGCCTGCCGAGGTCACGGGCGAAGGACTCCCTGTGCTCGCGCGTCGGGCTCCAGACTCTTAC
This genomic window contains:
- a CDS encoding TCP-1/cpn60 chaperonin family protein is translated as MSATGQQVIILKEGAGETRGREAQRNNIAAAKLIAELVRTSLGPRGMDKMLVDSMGDVTITNDGATMLKEIDVQHPAAKMMVEISKSTDNEVGDGTTSAVVVAGALLEKAEELIDKEVHPVVIVEGYSRAVEKALEILEKIAERVDPKSRQDLLKIATTSMMTKLVNEDAPHLAGVVVDSILMILEEAGKGFRADIDNVKVEKKAGGSITDSQLIKGMVMDKEVVHSGMPKKVEEAKIALVNSPLEIEKTEFSAEIRINDPEQMQKFMDEETSMLKGMAERVISAGANVLICQKGIDDLAQHFLAKAGVLAVRRVKESDMGKLAKATGARMVTNLEDLTSRDLGYAKLVEERKLEEDKWVFIEGCKNPKAVTILVRGGTQRIVDEAERALHDALMVTKDVVENPAIVAGGGAPEEEVACQIRTWAQKLSGREQLAALKFADAMESIPMTLAENAGMDPIDTQVDLRARHAKEGKWFGVDALSGRVADMYAKSVVEPLAVKLQILRAATEAASMLLRIDDVIAAGKTRAPPMPPGGGGMGGMGGMPPMG
- a CDS encoding ornithine cyclodeaminase family protein; its protein translation is MTLILSEKDVQDHIGMKDVVPAVEECFRQQAGVRAVNSPRTRSVAQGAVLNVMHASLPYLGRAGVKSYLSSRKGVRFLFILFSLDDGQPLAVMGADILGRYRTGAASAVATKFLFGSKRFRLAVFGSGKQALTQVLAMAEVASLEAVRVWSPTREHRESFARDLGRLGFRATSADAVEGAASSSDVATAITTSGGPFLTRKVVRDLAHVNLCGSNTSGRAEAAPDAVSWFKTVAVDDLAQSRVEAGDLILAEQSGLLTWDRVVELKDIVAGGVRQERPTLFKSNGVAIEDVAVASLIYDKAVKAGLGPDHKFEFGSV